One Streptomyces sp. RPA4-2 genomic window carries:
- a CDS encoding xanthine dehydrogenase family protein subunit M produces MDLNTVVEIRDARLPAPWRPGDAWLGGGTYLFSEPQPRLRRLVDLSRTGWTPVRAHPDGSLEIAATCTIAQLSRYGKGLTAQAAPLFEQCCRVFLASFKVWNMATVGGNLCNALPAGPMISLTAALDGECLLLAQDGVRRRVRVADFVTGAGRKDLGEGELLRSVTLPARALGCRTAFRQASLYGLGRSGVLVIGALDPVDHSMTLTITASTLRPVRLWFPLPPGAADLRAALRSAVADDEWFDDIHGLPAWRRHMTFRLAEEIRRELGQETR; encoded by the coding sequence ATGGACCTGAACACGGTGGTGGAGATCCGGGACGCACGGCTTCCCGCGCCCTGGCGGCCGGGCGACGCCTGGCTCGGCGGCGGGACGTACCTGTTCTCCGAGCCGCAGCCGCGGCTGCGGCGGCTGGTGGACCTGAGCCGGACCGGCTGGACGCCCGTGCGGGCGCACCCGGACGGCTCGCTGGAGATCGCCGCCACCTGCACCATCGCCCAGCTCTCCCGGTACGGGAAGGGCCTGACGGCGCAGGCGGCGCCACTGTTCGAGCAGTGCTGCCGGGTGTTCCTCGCCTCGTTCAAGGTCTGGAACATGGCCACCGTCGGCGGCAACCTCTGCAACGCCCTCCCCGCGGGCCCGATGATCTCGCTCACCGCGGCGCTCGACGGGGAGTGTCTGCTGCTCGCCCAGGACGGCGTACGCCGCCGGGTGCGGGTCGCCGATTTCGTGACGGGCGCCGGCCGCAAGGACCTCGGGGAGGGGGAACTGTTGCGCTCCGTCACCCTGCCCGCCAGGGCGCTGGGCTGTCGTACGGCCTTCCGTCAGGCGTCGCTGTACGGGCTCGGCCGCTCGGGCGTGCTCGTCATCGGGGCGCTCGATCCCGTCGACCACTCGATGACGCTCACCATCACCGCCTCGACCCTGCGACCGGTCCGCCTGTGGTTCCCGCTGCCACCGGGCGCGGCGGACCTGCGGGCGGCCCTCCGTTCCGCCGTCGCCGACGACGAGTGGTTCGACGACATCCACGGACTGCCCGCGTGGCGGCGGCACATGACGTTTCGGCTGGCGGAGGAGATCCGCCGCGAGCTGGGGCAGGAGACACGATGA
- a CDS encoding PucR family transcriptional regulator ligand-binding domain-containing protein, which produces MHVENLLEDESLCLRLLWADGPLLRREISGVTATDLEDPARFVRPGEVVLSGLVWWTPEDGQARAERFVAALKTAGAAVLLAGEETHGSVPADLVEACGRHGVPVAAVPVHIMFRAITDTVYLRQWGELSRHHALPGNVRARLSRLVAQGAGPDLILATALAHLDRSTAYVLTSAGRTVAATEGATTVTAHEAVALMGEGTGVTVPVEADAVSPYGRWHLHLPGPDDAPPRMLHEIAAILGRCQESRARHRAAEHQVADELGALLAGAGAGAGNDPGRGTAAVEGALRRCGLSAEGPYGVVVA; this is translated from the coding sequence ATGCACGTCGAAAACCTCCTGGAGGACGAGTCCCTCTGCCTGCGTCTGTTGTGGGCCGATGGCCCCTTGCTGAGGCGCGAGATCAGTGGAGTGACCGCGACCGACCTCGAGGATCCGGCCCGCTTCGTGCGGCCGGGCGAGGTCGTGCTCAGCGGGCTGGTCTGGTGGACGCCGGAGGACGGACAGGCCCGTGCGGAGCGGTTCGTCGCCGCGCTGAAGACCGCGGGCGCCGCCGTGCTCCTGGCCGGCGAGGAGACTCACGGCTCGGTCCCCGCCGACCTGGTGGAGGCCTGCGGGCGACACGGGGTGCCGGTGGCGGCGGTCCCGGTCCACATCATGTTCCGTGCCATCACCGACACGGTGTACCTGCGGCAGTGGGGCGAGCTGAGCCGCCATCACGCCCTGCCCGGAAACGTACGGGCCCGGCTGAGCCGCCTCGTCGCCCAGGGCGCCGGTCCGGACCTGATCCTCGCGACCGCCCTCGCGCATCTCGACCGGAGCACCGCGTACGTCCTCACCTCCGCCGGGCGCACCGTCGCGGCGACCGAGGGGGCCACGACGGTCACGGCGCACGAGGCCGTCGCGCTGATGGGCGAGGGGACCGGCGTCACGGTGCCGGTCGAGGCCGACGCCGTCTCCCCGTACGGGCGCTGGCACCTCCACCTGCCCGGCCCCGACGACGCGCCACCCCGCATGCTGCACGAGATCGCCGCGATCCTCGGCCGCTGCCAGGAGTCACGGGCGCGGCACCGGGCCGCCGAGCACCAGGTCGCGGACGAACTCGGCGCGCTGCTCGCCGGAGCCGGAGCCGGAGCCGGGAACGACCCCGGGCGTGGAACCGCCGCCGTGGAAGGCGCGTTGCGCAGGTGCGGTCTGTCGGCCGAGGGTCCGTACGGTGTCGTCGTCGCTTAA
- a CDS encoding helix-turn-helix domain-containing protein, with protein MAEAVAHATTGPGAVGRLPDGTAFAVVPAAATAAIAEIWPLVAACEPLVPVHGGTGSPAAGPRELAGALAEARYALGSARTTQPDASALTDIASLTGLDTLLTGIPADVRTAYSRTVLGPLLDTGNASFAALLQTLETFLACDCSWARTAEAMHLHVNSVHYRIGRVEHFTGRDLARLSDRLDLRAALLCRTDLPRPATRDRPARSSKARAR; from the coding sequence TTGGCGGAGGCGGTCGCGCACGCGACGACGGGACCTGGCGCTGTCGGGCGGCTGCCGGACGGCACGGCCTTCGCGGTGGTTCCCGCGGCCGCGACCGCCGCCATCGCGGAGATCTGGCCGCTCGTCGCCGCCTGCGAGCCGCTGGTACCGGTGCACGGCGGAACCGGGTCACCCGCCGCCGGGCCGCGGGAACTGGCCGGGGCTCTGGCCGAGGCGCGTTACGCGCTGGGCTCCGCCCGCACCACGCAGCCGGACGCCTCGGCCCTGACCGACATCGCGAGCCTCACCGGGCTCGACACGCTGCTGACCGGCATACCCGCGGATGTCCGCACCGCCTACAGCCGCACCGTCCTGGGGCCGCTCCTCGACACCGGGAACGCGTCCTTCGCCGCCCTCCTGCAGACCCTGGAGACCTTCCTCGCCTGCGACTGCTCCTGGGCGCGTACGGCCGAGGCCATGCACCTGCACGTCAACAGCGTCCACTACCGCATCGGGCGCGTCGAGCACTTCACCGGCCGCGACCTGGCCCGCCTCTCCGACCGTCTCGACCTGCGGGCCGCCCTGCTCTGCCGTACGGACCTCCCTCGTCCTGCTACGCGCGATCGACCTGCACGCTCGTCGAAGGCACGCGCGCGGTGA
- a CDS encoding molybdopterin-binding protein: MPTYSIGQAARLLRVSPETVRRWADGGRLPMGRDGSGNRVIDGVGLARFAQRRAAEDERAEVVGPPTSVRNALTGIVTGLTVDDVVAQVEIQAGPHRVVSLVTREAVEELDLAVGVTVTARVPSTSVQVDRA, from the coding sequence GTGCCGACGTACAGCATTGGCCAGGCCGCGCGCCTGCTGAGGGTGAGTCCGGAGACCGTGCGCCGCTGGGCGGACGGGGGCCGGCTGCCCATGGGCAGGGACGGGTCGGGGAACCGGGTGATCGACGGCGTGGGGCTCGCGCGGTTCGCCCAGCGGCGTGCGGCGGAGGACGAACGCGCCGAAGTCGTCGGGCCGCCCACCTCCGTGCGCAACGCGTTGACGGGCATCGTCACCGGGCTCACGGTCGACGACGTCGTGGCACAGGTCGAGATCCAGGCCGGCCCGCACCGCGTGGTGTCGCTCGTGACCAGGGAGGCGGTCGAGGAACTGGACCTCGCGGTCGGCGTCACGGTCACCGCGCGCGTGCCTTCGACGAGCGTGCAGGTCGATCGCGCGTAG